The Virgibacillus sp. MSP4-1 genome has a segment encoding these proteins:
- a CDS encoding DUF2621 family protein codes for MSDLFITIIIIWTFILLGFMGIGGFFMFRKFLKRMPKEDGKSTLDWEEYYVEKTAHLWKDKEKELLNELVSPVPQLFRDVAKQKIAGRIGQLALERNSKEISRDILIEGYILATPKRDHKFLIKKLDEKNIDYTPYLSLLEPNYKSQ; via the coding sequence ATGTCAGATTTATTTATTACAATCATCATTATCTGGACATTTATATTGCTTGGTTTCATGGGGATTGGCGGTTTTTTTATGTTTCGGAAGTTTTTGAAGCGTATGCCAAAAGAGGATGGAAAGTCCACGCTTGACTGGGAAGAATATTATGTAGAAAAAACGGCCCATCTTTGGAAAGATAAAGAAAAGGAACTCCTTAACGAACTTGTATCCCCTGTACCGCAGCTGTTCCGGGATGTTGCCAAGCAGAAAATAGCCGGCAGGATTGGCCAATTAGCGCTAGAAAGGAATAGTAAGGAGATCTCAAGAGATATACTTATTGAAGGTTACATATTAGCTACACCAAAACGTGATCATAAATTTTTAATCAAAAAGCTCGATGAAAAGAACATCGACTATACCCCTTACCTCTCTTTATTAGAGCCAAATTATAAAAGTCAATAA